Proteins encoded in a region of the Cicer arietinum cultivar CDC Frontier isolate Library 1 unplaced genomic scaffold, Cicar.CDCFrontier_v2.0 Ca_scaffold_5808_v2.0, whole genome shotgun sequence genome:
- the LOC101505018 gene encoding cysteine proteinase inhibitor 6-like, producing the protein MMKVQIQSLGVLMVVLLASTATANIILPSVFLPIKDVNNPKLADLGNFAVVEHVKQTGKDQLKFEKILKAEYYFPDDVHQFYLIFSATNASGISNQYDALVNENESNHSIKLVAFETYVH; encoded by the coding sequence ATGATGAAGGTTCAAATCCAATCCCTTGGTGTTCTAATGGTTGTTTTGTTGGCATCTACAGCAACAGCGAATATAATTTTGCCAAGCGTTTTCTTACCTATCAAAGACGTGAACAACCCAAAATTGGCCGATTTGGGAAATTTCGCCGTTGTCGAGCATGTAAAGCAAACTGGTAAGGATCAGTTGAAGTTCGAGAAAATCCTCAAAGCTGAATATTATTTTCCAGATGACGTCCACCAATTCTACCTCATCTTTTCTGCCACCAACGCTTCCGGAATTTCAAACCAATATGATGCACTCGTAAATGAGAATGAATCAAATCACTCCATTAAGCTTGTTGCCTTTGAAACTTATGttcattaa